From the genome of Planctomycetia bacterium:
TGTGTCCGCCCGGGCGTGAGACAGAAGTCGCCGGCGCGATCGCTGAGTGGCTGGCCGACGAGCGCCCCACGGTGTCCGACTGGCTCACCCGCCAAGCTCAGGACCGCTGGGATCACCTGGAATTCGATTGCGTCGACCAGTCGGACGCGGCGATGCAATTCCTCTGCGATCAACTTGCCGTCCGCAATTGTCTTCTGGATCGGCAACCAGGTCTGAACTGCTGGCTCTTGGATTTGCCATCTAACTGGGAAGCGTATCTCGGCCTGCTTTCGAAGAACCGCCGCGCGCAGGCCCGCAAAGCCGCGGCGCGCGTCGCGGACACGGAACATTTCACGTGCCGCGAAGTGACGAGCGCGAACGAGTTCGAGCAGGGTTGGTCAACCCTCGTTGGTCTGCACCAGCGGCGTTGGCAGAGTCTCGGGGAGCCTGGCTGCTTCGCCTCGCCACGGTTTACGTCGTTTCATCATGAAGTTGCGAAGAAACTGTTAGAGCGCGGCGAGTTGCGACTGTGGTGGCTGGAACACGCAGGGCGCCCGATCTCCGCCGAATATCAATTCGTCTGTCAAGGCACGATTCACGGTTACCAGTCGGGCCTGGATCCGGAAGCACTGGATCTGGAGCCGGGCCGAATGACGCAAGTCGCCAGCAAGCAGTGGGCGATTGCCCATGGGTTGCAGCGCTTCGACTACTTGCGCGGCGACGAGAAGTACAAAAGCAATTGGCGCGCCGAGCCACATCCGACCTGGAACGTCCGCGTGGCCGCGCCGCGCGTTGCCGCCCGGTTCGCGCATGGCGTGTGGTTGGCGAAGCGGAACGTCAAGAGTTGGATCAAGACCGGTTTGCGCAAAGCCGGCTATGCGCGATAGTCCCAGCGACGCGGCGCATTCAGCGATTGAATGCGGCCGCTGAGAGTCGTTCAACATCGAGTGTGGCCCATGTCGTTGTGGAAAAAATGGCTCCTGGAACTGTATTGCCTCGGCAGCCTGCCCTGGCGTCGCCGGGCGGCGGCCCAGTGGGCGGCGGCGGCGCGTGCGCCGGTGATGGTGTTGTTTTACCATCGCGTGGCCGACACGCATCCGAACGCCTGGACCTGCTCGCGCCGCGATTTCGCCCACGGAATTGAATGGATCAAGTCGCATTGCGACGTCGTCTCGCTGGCCGAAGCGCAGCGGCGGATCACGTCGGGCGTGAATCATCGCCCCGCCGTGGCGATTACCTTTGACGACGGCTACGCGGAAAACATGGATTTCGCTTTGCCGCTGCTGGTCCGCGAAAAAGTGCCTTGCACTTATTTCGTCGCTTCGAGCTTTGTATTGGAGCAACGCCCCTTCCCGCATGACGAGACGCTCGGCGCTCCGCTAGCGCCGAATACGCCAGAGCAATTGAAACAGATTGCCGATTGGGGAATCGAGATCGGCGCTCACACGCGGACTCACGCGGATTTGGGAAGCATTCAGGAAGAGGGACTCCTGTACAACGAACTCGTCGGCTCCGCGGAAGACCTGGCCGATTTGCTCGGCCGCCCGATTCGCTACTTTGCCTTTCCTTACGGCCAGTGGGGCAACCTGAATCCACGGGCGTTTCAATTGGCGCGCGACGCCGGCTTCGCGGGGGTTTGCTCGGCGTATGGCGGCTATAACTTTCCGGGCGAAGACGCCTTTCACTTGCAGCGCATTCACGGCGACCCGGAGTTGGTGCGGCTCAAGAATTGGCTGACGATCGACCCGCGCAAGCTGCATTTGCCGCGCTATGAATACGCGCCGCGCCCCACGGAACCACGCGCGACCGGAGCGGTCTCGCGATGATCTCTCCGACGGATGTTACTCCGGAAACAGCGGCGCAGCCCGCCCTGCGCAGCGATACGTTGGCTGCCAGCGTGCTGATTCTGTTCGCGATCACGCTGCTGCAGCGCGGCGTGGGCTTTGGGCGCAGCGTGCTGGTTTGCCGGTGGCTCGACGCCGATCAACTCGGACGCTGGGACCTGGCGTTCGGCTTTCTAATGCTGGCCGCGCCGGTGTTGGTCCTGGGCGTGCCGGGCTCGTTTGGCCGCTACGTGGAGCATTTTCGTCGCCTCGGACAACTGCGCGTATTTCTGCTGCGCGCCACGGTGTTCACCACGTGCGCGATTGCAATCGGCGTCTCGGGCTTGCTCTGGAAGGCCGAATGGTTCAGTTCCGTGGTGTTTGGAGATACCGCCAGCGTGGAATTGATCGCCTGTCTGGCGTTCTGCCTGGCGTCGGTCGTGTGGCAGAACTACCTGGTGTCGTTGTTCACGGCGTTGCGGCTGTATCGGATTGTGTCGAGCATTCAATTCGCCAACACGGTGTTGTTCGCGACGTTGACGATTGCGCTCCTTTGCTTCTGGCGGCAGGACGCCGCGGCGGTGATTCTCGGCTACGGCGCTGCGAGCTTGCTTTCCTCACTCGGCGCGCTCCCCTGGGTTCGCGGCGCTTGGCGCGAAGCAGGCGCCGGTGCGCAAGCCATTTCGCAGCGCGCCTTCTGGGCAAAGTTACTGCCGTTCGCCGTCTGGCTCTGGGCAACCAACTGGTTGACCAACCTGTTTGAGTTGACTGACCGCTACATGCTGATTCACTACAGTGGGCTATCGGCGGATGAGGCGCTCGCGCAAGTCGGTCAGTATCACAGCGCGCGGCTGATTCCGCTCTTGTTTGTCGGGCTTGCAGAATTGATGGCCGCCTTGGTGACGCCGCACTTGAGCCACGACTGGGAGTTGGGCCGACACGACGAAGTGGGGCGCCGGCTCAATCTGATCTTAAAGGTGTTCGCCTTTGTGATGACCAGTGGCGCGACGGCCGTGCTGTTGCTCGCGCCTTGGCTGTTCGGCGCGGCATTGGGCGGAAAATTCAGCGCGGGGTTGGCGGTGCTGCCCATGACGCTTTGCTATTGCCTGTGGGGTGCGCAAAGCTCAGTGGCGCAGAACTATTTGTGGTGTGCTGAAAAAGCACGCTTGGCAAGCGCTTCGCTCCTCGTGGGCCTGATCGTCAATATCGGGCTCAATCTCTGGTGGCTGCCGAAATGGGGCCTGCACGGAGCGGTGGCGGCCACGATGCTCGGTACGGCCACGGCGCTGACGCTCGTCCTGGCGGCGAACCGTGCGCTGGGCATGAAGTTCGACCGCGGCGTGGCGATCGCCTCGATGTTGCCGGCCCTCGTTTGTCTGGGTCCGATCGTCGCCACGCTTACGCTCGTCACAATCGGCGCCGTCGCTTTGACCACGAACTTGCTCCTCACCCGATCGGAGCAGCAAACGGTCACCGCGGCGCTCCTAGGCTATCTAAGGACCGCGGCGCTGGCTGGCGCGGCGGTTCGCCGATTCGTGCCGCAGCTCGCGCGCAAACAAGCGGCGCACTAACGGCGACAACTTCCTGCTTCCTACACCTGGCATCCCTCGATGATTAACCTCTCGCTGCAAACGATCACTTCCATCGACGACTTGCGCAGCGTCGCCAAGTCGTGGGACGACTTGTGGTGGCGTAGCGACGTCGCCTTGCCGACGTGCCGGGCCGCCGCGCTCGCGATGTGGTTGGAGCAGTTCGCGAAAGACTCGCAGTTTCATGCGCTCGTGGTCAGCCGCGACGAGACGTTCGTCGGCGCCTTGCCGCTCGTGCGCACGCGTTGGAACGGGGCCTTGCATGTTGCGCGCTTGCCGAACAATCCCTGGTGCGTGGCCGGCGATTTGTTGATCGATCGCACGACTGACTCCGCGGCGATCTGCGAATTGCTCGCCGAGGGCGTGCGCCGCGGCCCGTGGTCGCTGGCGATGTTTGACGAAGTGTCGCTCGCTTCGCCTGGGTGGCACGTCTTGCTGGACGCGCTCCGCACGGCCGGCAGCGAGGTCGATACGCGGATGCGGTATCTGATCGGCCAAGTGGAGATCGCCGGCGATTGGCCGAACTACGAAAGCAGCCGC
Proteins encoded in this window:
- a CDS encoding polysaccharide deacetylase family protein; this encodes MSLWKKWLLELYCLGSLPWRRRAAAQWAAAARAPVMVLFYHRVADTHPNAWTCSRRDFAHGIEWIKSHCDVVSLAEAQRRITSGVNHRPAVAITFDDGYAENMDFALPLLVREKVPCTYFVASSFVLEQRPFPHDETLGAPLAPNTPEQLKQIADWGIEIGAHTRTHADLGSIQEEGLLYNELVGSAEDLADLLGRPIRYFAFPYGQWGNLNPRAFQLARDAGFAGVCSAYGGYNFPGEDAFHLQRIHGDPELVRLKNWLTIDPRKLHLPRYEYAPRPTEPRATGAVSR
- a CDS encoding GNAT family N-acetyltransferase, which gives rise to MYVSRMTSFDQVPLAPAEWDRLAGGRFFLTWTWLECWWRHYQQDAGNRHELYILGVYDDAGRVIGLAPWYLERTTTGAGVVRFLGSGEVCSDHQTLLCPPGRETEVAGAIAEWLADERPTVSDWLTRQAQDRWDHLEFDCVDQSDAAMQFLCDQLAVRNCLLDRQPGLNCWLLDLPSNWEAYLGLLSKNRRAQARKAAARVADTEHFTCREVTSANEFEQGWSTLVGLHQRRWQSLGEPGCFASPRFTSFHHEVAKKLLERGELRLWWLEHAGRPISAEYQFVCQGTIHGYQSGLDPEALDLEPGRMTQVASKQWAIAHGLQRFDYLRGDEKYKSNWRAEPHPTWNVRVAAPRVAARFAHGVWLAKRNVKSWIKTGLRKAGYAR
- a CDS encoding lipopolysaccharide biosynthesis protein, which produces MISPTDVTPETAAQPALRSDTLAASVLILFAITLLQRGVGFGRSVLVCRWLDADQLGRWDLAFGFLMLAAPVLVLGVPGSFGRYVEHFRRLGQLRVFLLRATVFTTCAIAIGVSGLLWKAEWFSSVVFGDTASVELIACLAFCLASVVWQNYLVSLFTALRLYRIVSSIQFANTVLFATLTIALLCFWRQDAAAVILGYGAASLLSSLGALPWVRGAWREAGAGAQAISQRAFWAKLLPFAVWLWATNWLTNLFELTDRYMLIHYSGLSADEALAQVGQYHSARLIPLLFVGLAELMAALVTPHLSHDWELGRHDEVGRRLNLILKVFAFVMTSGATAVLLLAPWLFGAALGGKFSAGLAVLPMTLCYCLWGAQSSVAQNYLWCAEKARLASASLLVGLIVNIGLNLWWLPKWGLHGAVAATMLGTATALTLVLAANRALGMKFDRGVAIASMLPALVCLGPIVATLTLVTIGAVALTTNLLLTRSEQQTVTAALLGYLRTAALAGAAVRRFVPQLARKQAAH